Proteins encoded by one window of Parabacteroides sp. FAFU027:
- a CDS encoding cytochrome C, with protein MKQIKILFAFIVSLVFAISSYAQISPGELTKAHANLEGVSNCTKCHTIGKKVSSQKCLDCHKEIKAEQVAHHGFHASNEVMSKECAFCHKEHHGKMASMTRFDQKKFDHSKTGFTLKGVHARKECRNCHKAEFISDPKYKKNPNTFMGLNSKCTTCHFDYHQGKMSANCATCHGFESFKKPHITGFDHNKTQYPLLGKHQTVSCAACHKSEMLNGKKIQRFTSLPFENCTPCHKDAHENKFGQDCKRCHSEESWHAIKGISSFDHDKTAFKLVGKHQQVDCRKCHKTQNMTDPIKHDRCSDCHTDYHKGEFARNGVSPDCIECHTNNGFEQTKFSIERHNKLKFKLEGAHMATPCMACHNKQGHWTFKQTPTRCVDCHANVHKGFIDDKFMANNDCSSCHNVRNWAAVKFDHNRTQFPLDGAHAKTNCAACHYAKNSMGVKEQKFNTLSTDCQACHKDNHHDQFAVNGKTDCSRCHGTDKWTASRFEHNTSRFKLEGKHSNVKCEQCHKEVSDSKGNKYVQYKFKSIACATCHS; from the coding sequence ATGAAGCAAATAAAAATTCTGTTTGCGTTTATTGTGTCATTGGTATTTGCCATCAGCAGTTATGCTCAAATCTCACCGGGAGAGTTGACGAAAGCGCATGCAAATCTTGAAGGAGTCTCCAACTGTACCAAATGTCATACGATAGGGAAAAAAGTCTCCAGCCAGAAATGTCTCGATTGCCACAAAGAAATCAAAGCCGAACAGGTTGCCCATCACGGATTCCATGCCTCGAATGAGGTCATGTCCAAAGAGTGTGCCTTTTGCCACAAGGAACACCACGGCAAAATGGCCAGCATGACCCGTTTCGACCAAAAGAAATTTGACCACAGCAAAACCGGCTTTACACTCAAAGGAGTACATGCCCGCAAAGAGTGCCGCAATTGCCACAAAGCAGAATTTATCTCTGACCCCAAATACAAGAAGAACCCCAATACCTTCATGGGGCTAAACAGCAAGTGTACCACCTGTCACTTCGATTATCACCAGGGTAAGATGTCGGCAAATTGTGCAACCTGTCACGGATTCGAGAGCTTCAAGAAACCGCATATAACCGGCTTTGACCACAATAAAACCCAATATCCACTTTTGGGAAAACACCAGACGGTCAGCTGTGCGGCTTGTCACAAATCCGAAATGCTGAACGGAAAAAAGATTCAACGCTTTACCAGCCTTCCGTTTGAAAACTGTACCCCGTGCCACAAGGATGCTCATGAAAACAAGTTCGGTCAGGACTGCAAACGCTGTCACTCGGAAGAGTCCTGGCATGCCATCAAAGGCATCTCCTCTTTTGACCATGATAAAACTGCATTTAAACTGGTCGGAAAACACCAACAGGTGGATTGCCGTAAATGCCACAAGACGCAGAACATGACCGACCCTATCAAGCACGACCGATGCTCGGATTGTCATACCGACTACCATAAAGGAGAATTTGCCCGTAACGGTGTTTCACCGGACTGTATCGAATGCCACACCAACAACGGTTTTGAGCAGACGAAGTTCTCCATTGAGCGTCACAACAAACTGAAGTTCAAACTGGAAGGTGCACACATGGCAACACCCTGCATGGCCTGTCATAATAAGCAAGGCCACTGGACTTTCAAACAAACTCCTACCCGATGCGTCGATTGCCACGCCAACGTGCATAAAGGATTTATCGACGATAAGTTTATGGCAAATAACGACTGTTCTTCCTGCCACAATGTGCGCAACTGGGCAGCCGTGAAATTTGACCACAACCGCACGCAGTTCCCGTTGGACGGGGCACATGCAAAAACGAACTGCGCAGCCTGTCATTATGCTAAAAATTCGATGGGCGTCAAAGAGCAGAAGTTCAACACGCTTTCAACCGACTGTCAGGCATGCCACAAGGACAACCACCACGACCAGTTTGCCGTAAATGGAAAAACGGATTGTTCCCGTTGCCACGGAACGGACAAGTGGACAGCGTCCAGATTTGAACACAATACCTCCCGCTTCAAACTGGAAGGAAAACACTCCAATGTGAAGTGCGAGCAATGTCACAAAGAAGTATCCGACTCAAAAGGGAATAAATACGTGCAGTACAAGTTCAAAAGTATTGCCTGTGCTACCTGCCACTCCTGA
- the ccsA gene encoding cytochrome c biogenesis protein has product MKKLIHILTSIRASIVMMVIFAVAIGYATFVENSQGTPTARSMVYNALWVEVLLTLLTINMVIVIHRTKLIPKKKWGVLLFHVAFICILAGAAITRFFGYEGIMHIRQGETSNTIATDKTVVTIKAEYNGQKAEKSTEVDFGETKDNTFNESLQVGGKSIEVENTLFVPNAREMIEADTQGEPAVSLFIMSGAEQSMDVTLFGNEKNDIGGVTFGFEGKDSADVLFSTKDNVLYFKSKETITKTGTMASGMIDRKNAVPVTPGELCQGEENTVYRVGKIVFMIKGFMPKAAKTLTQASASEGEMNMDVDALTLAVKEGNSTKKINVFKDESDKPISSSCLINGVKVSVSYGKMSRILPFSLTLRAFQLDRYPGSMSPSSYASEITLKDTERKSVRPYRIFMNNILNYRGYRFFQSSYDEDEQGTILSVNHDYWGTFVTYIGYLMLVIGMGMTLFNKRSRFQKLIRMADELQQKRKVITILALLITVSTFAANNSSVSKAEHLKAFSRLLVQDGAEGRIEPISTYSSDILRKIYKKNAYKGQSPEEVLLGMITNPKDWKKEPIIKVNHDQLAKELGAKDGHISYNQLFDTKTGSYKLSGIVDKAYIKDQSKRNTYEKEVVYLDERFNICSQIFDGSLLALFPEKSATNGKWSAAKQTGMTTSGSANGCPYCAKNKTSHAGTGSDNGMKMPPADEDIPSDASSETDGGMNPHIGMGNMSMPDPSMGACTRNQKTPMSMFASPTAPAPENSPEGLLGTYIKAVNGAAKSGNWRAASDALAKIEKYQQQNSSITLPSAAQVKTEILYNEWDLFNNLAYIYFTVGAILLGLHLLNIFKYRKGVQKVLDFSYYPLVALFVVYTAGMGLRWYISGHAPWSNGYESMLFVGWAASLSGLLFARKSPMAFSVTALLSATALIVAAMSWMNPEITNLVPVLKSYWLVVHVAVITSSYGFFAMAMLLGLVNMILMIAKKENNQERLNDNIKELSYIIEMAMIIGLFLLTIGNFLGAVWANESWGRYWGWDAKETWALVSILVYAVILHVRMIPGGNHPYILSALSVIGFGTVIMTFLGVNYYLSGMHSYGKGTPPPMPDALFIFALAVIAIIVLAFMAERKNNFLFASRPVNDKEIKE; this is encoded by the coding sequence ATGAAGAAACTCATCCATATCCTGACCTCCATTCGGGCCAGCATCGTAATGATGGTCATTTTTGCTGTAGCCATCGGCTATGCCACATTTGTCGAAAACAGTCAGGGCACGCCAACTGCCCGTTCGATGGTTTACAATGCCTTATGGGTAGAAGTTCTGCTTACGCTACTGACTATCAATATGGTGATCGTTATCCACCGTACGAAACTGATTCCTAAAAAGAAATGGGGCGTATTGCTTTTCCATGTCGCTTTTATCTGCATTCTGGCCGGTGCAGCTATCACCCGGTTCTTCGGTTATGAAGGTATCATGCACATCCGCCAGGGAGAGACCAGCAATACCATTGCCACTGACAAGACCGTCGTGACCATTAAGGCGGAATATAACGGGCAAAAGGCGGAGAAAAGCACCGAAGTGGATTTCGGAGAGACGAAAGACAACACCTTTAATGAATCGCTACAGGTAGGTGGAAAAAGCATTGAGGTGGAAAATACCCTCTTTGTGCCCAATGCCCGGGAGATGATAGAGGCAGATACTCAGGGCGAGCCGGCTGTATCGCTCTTTATCATGAGTGGCGCCGAGCAAAGTATGGATGTGACGCTTTTCGGCAATGAGAAAAACGACATCGGCGGAGTAACCTTCGGATTTGAAGGCAAGGATTCGGCAGATGTGTTATTTTCCACAAAAGACAATGTGCTCTATTTCAAGTCGAAAGAGACGATTACCAAGACTGGAACCATGGCTTCCGGTATGATTGACCGCAAGAATGCTGTGCCGGTAACTCCGGGAGAATTGTGTCAGGGTGAAGAAAACACAGTTTATCGGGTAGGTAAAATTGTCTTTATGATCAAAGGATTTATGCCGAAAGCGGCCAAAACATTGACCCAGGCCTCTGCTTCGGAAGGAGAGATGAATATGGACGTTGATGCCCTGACTCTCGCGGTCAAAGAGGGTAACAGCACAAAGAAAATCAATGTTTTCAAGGATGAGAGTGACAAACCGATCTCTTCAAGCTGTCTGATTAACGGGGTAAAAGTGAGTGTATCTTATGGCAAAATGTCCCGCATATTGCCATTTAGTCTTACACTCAGGGCTTTTCAGCTTGACCGCTATCCGGGTTCCATGAGCCCCTCCTCCTACGCCAGCGAAATTACGCTGAAAGATACCGAACGCAAGAGTGTGCGTCCTTACCGTATTTTTATGAATAATATATTGAATTACAGAGGATACCGCTTCTTCCAGTCTTCTTACGATGAAGACGAACAGGGGACCATTCTGTCCGTCAACCACGACTATTGGGGAACGTTCGTGACCTACATCGGGTACCTCATGTTGGTGATTGGAATGGGTATGACGCTTTTCAACAAACGGAGCCGCTTTCAGAAGCTAATCCGGATGGCTGACGAGCTGCAACAGAAGCGCAAAGTGATTACGATCCTTGCTCTATTGATAACCGTCTCAACATTTGCTGCAAATAATTCATCTGTTTCAAAAGCGGAGCACCTGAAAGCATTCAGCCGTTTGCTCGTTCAGGACGGAGCAGAGGGTAGGATTGAACCCATCAGCACCTACTCATCGGACATTTTACGCAAAATCTACAAGAAAAACGCGTATAAAGGACAAAGCCCCGAAGAGGTTTTGCTGGGTATGATTACAAACCCTAAAGACTGGAAAAAAGAACCCATCATCAAGGTCAATCACGACCAGTTGGCCAAAGAGTTGGGAGCCAAAGATGGGCATATCTCCTATAATCAGCTTTTTGACACCAAAACCGGAAGCTACAAACTGAGCGGTATCGTCGATAAGGCTTATATCAAAGACCAATCGAAACGCAACACCTACGAAAAAGAGGTGGTCTATCTGGACGAGCGATTCAACATTTGCAGCCAGATATTTGACGGTTCGCTGCTTGCCCTTTTCCCGGAAAAGAGTGCTACGAATGGAAAATGGAGTGCCGCCAAACAGACCGGAATGACCACTTCAGGTTCTGCAAACGGATGTCCCTATTGTGCCAAAAACAAAACCAGTCACGCCGGCACGGGCTCTGACAACGGCATGAAAATGCCTCCCGCAGATGAAGACATACCATCTGACGCTTCCTCCGAAACTGATGGTGGTATGAATCCTCACATTGGTATGGGCAATATGTCTATGCCAGACCCCTCTATGGGAGCATGTACCCGCAATCAAAAAACACCAATGTCAATGTTTGCAAGCCCAACAGCTCCGGCTCCTGAGAATTCTCCGGAAGGACTGTTGGGAACTTACATAAAAGCCGTAAATGGAGCTGCAAAATCCGGAAACTGGAGGGCAGCTTCAGATGCTTTAGCTAAAATAGAGAAGTATCAGCAGCAAAACAGCAGTATCACATTGCCATCAGCTGCACAGGTGAAAACGGAGATTCTCTACAACGAATGGGATCTCTTTAACAACCTGGCCTATATCTATTTTACAGTCGGTGCCATCCTGCTCGGACTTCACCTGCTCAATATCTTCAAATACAGAAAAGGAGTTCAAAAGGTCCTTGACTTTTCCTACTACCCGTTGGTCGCGCTTTTTGTCGTCTATACTGCGGGAATGGGATTGCGCTGGTACATCTCAGGTCACGCCCCGTGGAGTAATGGCTACGAAAGTATGCTTTTTGTAGGTTGGGCGGCAAGCTTATCCGGGCTGCTCTTTGCCCGCAAATCACCGATGGCCTTCTCCGTTACGGCATTGCTCTCAGCGACGGCTCTGATTGTAGCTGCCATGAGCTGGATGAACCCTGAAATCACAAATCTCGTACCGGTTTTGAAATCTTACTGGCTGGTGGTTCACGTAGCAGTTATCACCTCAAGTTACGGCTTCTTTGCGATGGCGATGTTATTAGGTCTGGTGAATATGATTCTGATGATTGCAAAAAAAGAAAACAATCAGGAAAGGTTGAATGACAATATCAAAGAACTTAGTTACATCATTGAAATGGCAATGATTATCGGACTATTTCTGCTGACTATCGGCAACTTCCTGGGCGCCGTCTGGGCCAACGAATCATGGGGACGTTACTGGGGCTGGGATGCCAAGGAGACCTGGGCACTGGTCAGCATCCTGGTATATGCGGTCATTCTGCATGTACGCATGATTCCGGGAGGAAATCATCCCTATATTTTGAGCGCTTTGTCCGTTATCGGATTCGGCACCGTTATTATGACTTTCCTTGGGGTGAACTATTACCTCTCCGGCATGCACTCTTATGGAAAGGGTACTCCACCGCCCATGCCCGATGCGTTATTCATCTTTGCACTGGCGGTCATTGCCATTATCGTACTGGCATTTATGGCGGAAAGGAAGAATAATTTTCTCTTTGCCAGCAGACCCGTTAACGATAAAGAAATCAAGGAATAA
- a CDS encoding YifB family Mg chelatase-like AAA ATPase: protein MLVKTYAAAVQGVNALVVTIEVNCSQGIKFFLVGLPDNAVKESHERIVSALRFNGFKFPSQQVVVNMAPADIRKEGSAYDLPIAIGILAGGGSISSEKLESYMMMGELSLDGTLQPIKGALPIAIKAREDKFEGLIVPKQNAREAAVVNNLKVYGVENIREVIEFINGDRELEPTEVNTREDFYNSQAKFDLDFEDVKGQESVKRALEVAAAGGHNLIMVGPPGAGKSMMAKRFPSILPPLTLQEALETTKIHSVAGKIAKNTSLLSQRPFRSPHHTISSAALVGGGSFPQPGEISLAHNGVLFLDELPEFNRQVLEVMRQPLEDRKISISRARFAVEYPASVMLIASMNPCPCGYYNHPEKECVCGQGMVQKYLNRISGPLLDRIDIHIEIVPVPFEKISDSRPAEPSEHIRERVINARKIQEERFAETEGVYCNAQMSAKLLNTYALPDEAGMALLKNAMNRLNLSARAYDRILKVSRTIADLEGSEKVLSHHVGEAINYRNLDREGWAG, encoded by the coding sequence ATGCTTGTCAAAACGTATGCCGCCGCCGTTCAGGGCGTCAATGCCCTGGTAGTCACCATAGAGGTCAATTGTTCGCAGGGAATCAAATTCTTTCTCGTGGGATTGCCCGATAATGCCGTAAAGGAGAGCCATGAACGCATTGTTTCGGCGCTTCGTTTCAATGGCTTTAAGTTTCCGTCGCAGCAGGTCGTGGTGAATATGGCTCCGGCAGATATCCGCAAGGAGGGCTCGGCTTATGATTTACCCATTGCCATTGGGATTCTGGCAGGAGGTGGTAGTATCTCTTCCGAAAAGTTGGAATCCTACATGATGATGGGTGAACTTTCGCTCGACGGTACACTTCAACCCATCAAAGGAGCTTTGCCTATTGCTATCAAGGCCCGTGAAGACAAGTTTGAAGGTCTCATTGTTCCCAAACAAAATGCCCGTGAAGCTGCTGTGGTCAATAACCTCAAGGTCTATGGCGTAGAGAATATCCGCGAAGTGATTGAATTTATCAATGGTGATCGGGAACTGGAGCCTACTGAAGTCAATACCCGGGAAGATTTCTACAACAGCCAGGCGAAATTCGACCTTGACTTCGAAGACGTAAAAGGGCAGGAGAGTGTTAAACGTGCTCTGGAGGTGGCTGCAGCGGGTGGGCATAATTTAATTATGGTCGGACCTCCCGGGGCGGGAAAGTCCATGATGGCTAAACGTTTTCCCTCGATCCTTCCACCGCTAACCTTACAGGAGGCGCTGGAAACTACCAAGATACACTCCGTGGCGGGCAAGATTGCCAAGAATACATCTTTGCTTTCGCAACGTCCCTTCCGTTCACCCCACCATACGATATCAAGTGCCGCTCTTGTGGGTGGAGGTTCATTTCCCCAACCGGGAGAGATTTCGTTGGCACATAACGGAGTGCTCTTCCTGGACGAGCTTCCTGAGTTCAACAGGCAGGTGCTGGAGGTGATGCGCCAACCGCTGGAAGACCGGAAGATCAGCATTTCGCGAGCCCGTTTTGCAGTGGAATATCCCGCCAGCGTCATGCTGATTGCCTCAATGAATCCCTGTCCCTGTGGATACTACAACCATCCGGAGAAGGAATGTGTCTGTGGGCAGGGGATGGTGCAGAAGTATCTGAATCGCATCTCCGGGCCGCTGCTCGACCGCATTGATATTCACATCGAAATAGTTCCTGTTCCCTTTGAGAAAATATCCGACAGTCGTCCGGCTGAGCCAAGCGAACACATCCGGGAAAGGGTAATCAACGCCCGGAAGATACAGGAAGAGCGATTTGCAGAGACTGAAGGAGTCTATTGCAATGCACAAATGAGTGCCAAGCTGCTGAATACCTATGCGTTGCCCGACGAAGCCGGTATGGCTCTGCTCAAGAATGCGATGAACCGCCTCAATCTTTCGGCCCGTGCTTACGACCGCATCCTGAAGGTATCGCGTACTATTGCCGATCTGGAAGGTAGCGAGAAGGTTTTATCACATCACGTGGGAGAGGCGATTAACTACCGGAATCTTGACCGTGAAGGCTGGGCTGGATAG
- a CDS encoding SulP family inorganic anion transporter: MRRLKEISFQPVIIESLKNYSRELFFKDLMSGIIVGIVALPLAIAFGIASGVTPEKGIITAILAGFLVSAFGGSKVQVSGPTGAFIVIVYGIVEKFGIQGLAIATFMAGVMLILMGVFKIGTIIRFIPYPIIVGFTSGIALTIFTTQIKDLFGLQMAHVPGSFIEKWIAYAGCFDTTSLWALGISILTILIIILTPKISPKIPGSLVAIILLTVVAYFLKNKFGVTGIETIGDRFQIKAQIPEPQGIGLSFDKINLLMSAAFTIAMLGAIESLLSATVADGVTGEKHDSNTELIGQGVANVIVPFFGGIPATGAIARTMTNINNGGKTPVSGIIHAVILLLILLFLGNLSKHIPMACLAGILVIVSYNMSEWRTFRSLLKTTKSDISVLLTTFFLTVIFDLTIAIEVGLILAIIMFVRRVSETSSISVLTDEIKLSDTHFPTAAAENLTIPAGVEVYEIDGPFFFGVANKFDEQMMVIGDKPKARIIRMRKVPFIDSTGLHNLEILIKNSKKEHIKIILSGVNERVRAVLEKSDVAQMIGDENICPSIQVAISRAEELVAKK; the protein is encoded by the coding sequence ATGAGAAGACTTAAAGAAATTTCATTCCAACCGGTAATCATCGAAAGCCTGAAAAACTACAGCAGAGAGCTGTTCTTCAAAGACTTGATGTCCGGTATAATTGTAGGTATTGTTGCTTTGCCCCTGGCTATCGCTTTCGGTATTGCATCCGGAGTAACCCCTGAAAAGGGAATCATAACGGCGATCCTGGCCGGGTTCCTGGTTTCGGCCTTTGGGGGAAGTAAAGTACAGGTCAGCGGTCCCACCGGCGCCTTTATCGTAATTGTTTACGGTATTGTCGAGAAGTTCGGTATTCAGGGATTAGCTATTGCCACCTTTATGGCCGGAGTAATGCTTATCCTGATGGGCGTTTTCAAAATCGGGACCATCATTCGCTTTATACCTTATCCCATCATTGTCGGATTCACCTCCGGTATCGCACTTACCATCTTCACCACCCAGATTAAAGACCTTTTCGGATTGCAAATGGCGCATGTGCCGGGTTCATTTATTGAAAAGTGGATTGCCTATGCCGGATGTTTCGATACGACCAGTCTCTGGGCGCTCGGGATTAGCATTCTAACTATTCTGATTATTATTCTTACCCCTAAGATTTCCCCCAAGATTCCGGGTTCGTTGGTTGCGATTATTCTGTTGACCGTTGTTGCCTATTTCTTGAAAAATAAATTCGGAGTCACCGGCATCGAAACCATCGGTGACCGTTTCCAGATAAAGGCTCAGATTCCCGAACCGCAGGGCATCGGTCTCTCTTTTGATAAAATCAACCTGCTGATGTCGGCGGCCTTTACCATTGCCATGCTGGGGGCTATTGAGTCACTGCTTTCAGCAACAGTTGCCGACGGTGTGACCGGCGAGAAACATGATTCCAATACCGAGTTGATAGGTCAGGGAGTTGCCAATGTGATTGTGCCGTTTTTCGGAGGTATTCCTGCAACCGGTGCTATTGCCCGCACGATGACCAACATCAATAATGGCGGTAAAACGCCGGTTTCTGGTATTATTCATGCCGTGATTCTGTTGCTGATTCTGCTCTTCCTGGGAAATCTGTCCAAACATATCCCTATGGCATGTCTGGCCGGTATCCTGGTGATCGTCTCTTATAATATGAGTGAATGGCGTACCTTCCGTTCCCTGCTCAAGACCACCAAATCCGATATTTCTGTACTGTTGACCACCTTCTTCCTGACGGTGATTTTTGACCTGACTATTGCCATTGAGGTGGGTCTGATTCTCGCGATTATCATGTTTGTGCGCCGGGTTTCAGAGACCAGTTCTATTTCGGTATTGACTGATGAAATCAAACTCTCTGATACTCATTTTCCTACCGCAGCGGCTGAAAATCTGACCATTCCGGCTGGCGTTGAGGTATATGAAATTGACGGACCGTTCTTCTTCGGTGTGGCCAATAAATTCGACGAGCAAATGATGGTAATCGGCGATAAGCCCAAAGCCCGGATTATCCGGATGCGTAAGGTGCCGTTTATTGATTCTACCGGACTTCACAACCTGGAAATCCTGATTAAAAACTCGAAAAAGGAGCATATTAAAATCATCCTTTCCGGTGTAAACGAGCGCGTAAGGGCTGTCCTTGAAAAATCGGATGTGGCGCAAATGATTGGGGATGAGAATATATGCCCCAGTATTCAGGTGGCCATTTCCAGAGCCGAAGAGCTTGTAGCGAAAAAATAA
- a CDS encoding NAD(P)-binding domain-containing protein: MNTFIEQIAIYGFTFLLITVILLIYIIKQKRESKEVEDKIEIAKEEGWHEPVTLYPVVDPNRCLKSGACITACPEKDILGIRNGKATTINASLCIGHGACVKACPVGAISLYIGTEKRGVDIPELSDNFETNVPGIFISGELGGMGLIKNAVTQGAEAVEYISQIIQKDSPAEYDLIVVGAGPAGIGATLNAKKNGLKVLTLEQDTLGGTIATFPRSKIVMTSPMQLPLYGKVKLVETTKPELMHLWETALSKNKLSIQENIKVESIHPENGYFKITASTGETYTTQKVLLAVGRRGTPRKLGIPGEMTEKVAYRLLEPEDIHGKKIVIVGGGDSAVESALLLAPQNQVTLCYRGEAFSRIKQKNAHKIADAMAKGSVNVLFNTNLVSIDPHSVSYKIGESDEIHQLENDRVYIFAGGELPVQFLKKMGISMSTKHGEVILKH; encoded by the coding sequence ATGAATACATTTATCGAACAAATAGCCATTTACGGGTTTACCTTTCTCCTGATTACAGTCATTTTGCTTATCTACATCATCAAGCAAAAACGGGAATCAAAGGAGGTAGAGGACAAAATCGAGATTGCCAAAGAGGAGGGCTGGCACGAACCAGTCACGCTCTATCCGGTGGTTGACCCGAATCGTTGCCTGAAGAGCGGTGCCTGTATCACGGCTTGTCCCGAAAAGGATATTCTCGGCATCCGCAATGGTAAAGCCACGACCATTAATGCCTCTCTTTGTATTGGGCATGGTGCTTGTGTAAAGGCTTGTCCGGTGGGAGCCATTTCCCTCTATATCGGAACGGAGAAAAGAGGGGTGGATATACCCGAACTCTCCGACAATTTTGAGACAAACGTTCCGGGTATCTTCATCTCCGGCGAACTGGGCGGCATGGGATTAATCAAAAATGCGGTGACCCAGGGTGCCGAAGCGGTGGAATACATTTCTCAGATTATTCAAAAAGACTCTCCGGCTGAATACGACCTGATTGTGGTTGGAGCCGGTCCTGCAGGAATCGGCGCTACCCTGAATGCCAAAAAGAACGGCCTGAAAGTGCTGACATTGGAACAAGATACGTTGGGAGGAACCATTGCTACCTTTCCGCGCTCGAAAATCGTGATGACCTCTCCGATGCAGCTTCCGCTTTATGGAAAAGTTAAGCTGGTGGAAACCACGAAACCTGAACTGATGCACTTGTGGGAAACAGCATTGTCCAAAAACAAACTTTCCATTCAGGAAAATATTAAAGTAGAATCTATTCATCCCGAAAACGGCTATTTCAAAATAACCGCCTCTACGGGAGAAACCTATACCACTCAAAAAGTACTGCTGGCGGTTGGTCGTCGGGGTACTCCGCGTAAGCTCGGCATTCCGGGTGAAATGACCGAAAAGGTAGCTTACCGCCTGCTCGAGCCGGAAGATATTCACGGCAAGAAGATTGTCATAGTGGGTGGTGGCGATTCGGCTGTCGAAAGCGCCCTACTGCTTGCTCCCCAAAACCAGGTAACCCTCTGCTACCGTGGTGAGGCATTTTCCCGTATCAAACAGAAAAATGCCCATAAAATTGCCGATGCGATGGCGAAGGGTAGCGTCAATGTTTTATTCAACACGAATCTCGTTTCTATTGACCCACATAGCGTTTCATACAAAATCGGCGAGTCGGATGAAATCCATCAGCTCGAAAACGACAGGGTCTATATATTTGCCGGTGGCGAGCTTCCCGTCCAGTTCCTTAAGAAGATGGGAATAAGCATGTCCACCAAGCACGGAGAAGTGATTTTAAAACATTGA
- a CDS encoding T9SS type A sorting domain-containing protein, which yields MKTKISFKQKLTAIAIGSLFSLSAIAQTVTFNVTTVSPSGSSSTPNVFACWITDANGTFVKTINRQAATRISYLSKWITSTPTKNVTDATTGATMSIHNALYTNGTNTTSTGAVVRKPFVWNCKNVSGTVVADGTYYVNVEFAEEASGEKYAQYVFTKGTTSQNLTYTNVSSYFTNATLQYAPLSSGVELVQNDLNLQVSYLKSSQQIQVKLDNTNNDNLYVSLYNSRGALIFKKAITNVNSTFSAAGFPNGVYFVKVSDATGTSATNKILVY from the coding sequence ATGAAAACTAAAATTAGCTTTAAACAAAAACTAACAGCAATAGCCATTGGATCCTTATTCTCCTTATCAGCTATAGCTCAAACAGTGACTTTTAACGTAACAACGGTTTCTCCAAGCGGAAGCAGCTCGACTCCAAATGTTTTTGCCTGCTGGATTACCGATGCCAATGGAACATTTGTCAAAACCATCAACCGACAAGCTGCAACCCGTATCTCTTACCTTTCCAAATGGATTACGTCAACACCAACCAAGAATGTCACAGACGCAACCACCGGAGCTACAATGAGCATTCACAATGCCTTATATACCAACGGGACAAATACGACATCAACGGGGGCCGTTGTTCGCAAACCCTTTGTCTGGAATTGTAAAAACGTATCCGGAACAGTCGTTGCAGATGGAACCTACTACGTCAATGTGGAATTTGCAGAAGAGGCTTCTGGCGAGAAATACGCACAATATGTTTTCACGAAAGGAACAACGTCACAGAATCTGACTTACACCAATGTAAGCTCATATTTTACCAATGCAACCTTACAATATGCCCCACTTTCCTCCGGTGTAGAACTTGTACAAAACGATCTCAACCTACAGGTGAGCTATCTGAAATCCAGCCAGCAGATTCAGGTAAAGCTGGACAATACGAACAACGATAATCTGTATGTTTCGCTGTATAACAGCAGGGGGGCTCTGATTTTCAAAAAAGCAATCACTAACGTAAACAGTACATTTAGCGCTGCGGGATTTCCCAATGGCGTTTACTTTGTGAAAGTCTCAGATGCGACAGGTACTTCAGCGACCAATAAAATACTTGTCTATTAA